In Panacibacter ginsenosidivorans, the following proteins share a genomic window:
- a CDS encoding carboxylesterase/lipase family protein: protein MKKITTCLLAVLFICIAADAQIQTGENVAITNTDAGKVRGYIHNSIYTYKGIPYATAKRFEAPQKPKPWTGVRSSMSYGPVAPLETPTTSVQDESEFAFHHDWGYTNEDCMRVNVWTPGINDGKKRPVMFWIHGGGYSAGSSQELPSYDGENLSKTGDVVVVSINHRLNILGFLDMSAYGEKYKHSANVSIIDIKAALEWVKANIANFGGDPNNVTIFGQSGGGAKVNTLMAMPSAKGLFQKAINESGSFRTTMLDKATTQALTAEVLKALNLQPSQADSLQTIPFAQLSDAGRKALKVIADQMKAQGKTIPGFGLSWGPSVDGEDLPYQLFSKEAFELSKDVPLLIGTVKNEFMPSLFSGMSNATQDQVMAYIKKQRGDKADAYIAAVKKAYPDDTKPTDLMDVDAMFRPGAVSQANEKSALNAAPVYMYLFTWQSPVMDGKYKAVHCMELAFVFNNIARCEEMTGGNKDAYALAEKVSKAWINFARSGNPNHKGLPNWPAYNTTNTATMHFDNTCVVKPQMDKELFDLVSAQ, encoded by the coding sequence ATGAAAAAAATAACGACTTGCCTTTTAGCTGTTTTGTTTATTTGCATTGCCGCAGATGCACAAATACAAACAGGAGAAAATGTTGCCATAACAAATACTGATGCCGGTAAAGTACGCGGCTATATTCATAACAGCATTTATACTTATAAGGGCATCCCTTACGCAACAGCAAAACGTTTTGAAGCACCGCAAAAACCTAAACCATGGACAGGCGTACGCAGCTCAATGAGCTATGGGCCTGTTGCTCCATTAGAAACACCTACCACATCCGTTCAGGACGAAAGTGAATTTGCATTTCATCACGACTGGGGATATACCAATGAAGATTGCATGCGTGTGAATGTCTGGACACCCGGCATCAATGATGGAAAGAAAAGACCTGTTATGTTCTGGATACATGGTGGTGGCTATAGTGCAGGCTCCTCGCAGGAATTACCATCTTATGATGGAGAAAATTTATCGAAGACCGGTGATGTTGTGGTAGTTTCTATTAATCATCGTTTGAATATTCTTGGCTTCCTGGATATGTCTGCTTATGGTGAAAAATATAAGCACTCGGCCAATGTAAGTATCATTGATATTAAAGCAGCACTCGAATGGGTAAAAGCTAATATTGCAAACTTTGGTGGTGATCCAAATAATGTTACCATTTTTGGACAGTCAGGTGGTGGTGCAAAAGTAAACACATTGATGGCCATGCCTTCTGCCAAAGGGCTTTTTCAGAAAGCTATTAATGAGAGCGGCTCTTTCAGAACAACGATGCTTGATAAAGCAACTACACAGGCACTTACAGCAGAAGTATTAAAGGCACTTAACCTGCAACCAAGCCAGGCAGACAGTTTGCAAACAATTCCTTTTGCACAATTAAGTGATGCGGGAAGAAAAGCGCTGAAGGTGATTGCCGATCAAATGAAAGCACAGGGTAAAACAATACCAGGTTTTGGACTTAGCTGGGGACCAAGTGTTGATGGAGAAGACCTGCCTTACCAGCTTTTTTCAAAAGAAGCATTTGAATTATCAAAAGATGTTCCGCTGCTGATCGGTACAGTAAAAAATGAATTTATGCCTTCGCTATTTTCGGGTATGAGCAATGCAACACAAGACCAGGTAATGGCATACATAAAAAAGCAGCGCGGTGATAAAGCTGATGCATATATAGCTGCGGTAAAAAAAGCGTATCCGGATGATACGAAACCAACAGATCTTATGGATGTAGATGCCATGTTTCGCCCGGGTGCGGTATCGCAGGCTAATGAAAAATCAGCATTAAATGCTGCGCCTGTTTACATGTATCTTTTTACATGGCAATCACCGGTAATGGATGGAAAATACAAAGCAGTGCATTGCATGGAACTGGCTTTCGTATTTAATAATATTGCCCGTTGCGAAGAGATGACCGGCGGCAATAAAGATGCATATGCATTAGCAGAGAAAGTAAGCAAGGCCTGGATAAATTTTGCACGCAGCGGAAATCCAAATCATAAAGGTTTACCAAACTGGCCTGCATACAATACAACCAATACTGCCACTATGCATTTTGATAATACATGCGTAGTAAAACCACAAATGGATAAAGAACTTTTTGATCTTGTAAGTGCTCAGTAA
- a CDS encoding T9SS type A sorting domain-containing protein yields the protein MKALIALCSLCWLSAGAQTDTTHYKYGVWQSFGDAVSATQYPEVQGRLANFRWADMEPNPDQWNWTEFDSEMTSKAKDGLPIIFLVYTKEDAPDWLYSNGVPKVTEKDDLGNVTGYSPYYEDPEYKTYFKRMILRVHQHLETLPDYVRKSIIGVQPCFGSTGDYISYKGNVSSQYALSDADFYALFQEFTMYYYDEYRNTDPKIYILSNPNNSGDQQTYWLMANCPGSWIKTGTLGKGYQLNNETDKAAWLYDILNKPVSGGTFMRARSELIGGATNAPWWNVAPYKNMFTVMGYAIHWGLDWSNQAFEHIDDHNYDDAFTLYNKYAGYKDPATSNNAMCMLKDALDAADGVRFPASQYGTVAMTATRYNNVLAPYISYGAKLEDLNSAMGGEMDNIAAKGTNDVGWKIFPGNYERFLHQINPNETSVGYWNVTSAEPNTVYGRFARGFDLAKGKDALYFDVEDAFLHNAPLDAAYPVAVEITYLDRGTGKWQLFYDAKGNPAKGSIDVTCTNTNKWKKVSVTLSDAYFGNMGANGADLYIKNMGSENVIFTLVELSRSSNGVTGSNLFYSGPLTFDTVCVNSTPAAQQLSISGQLLNSTAVTIGPLQGFSFATTKDGTYSDSLIISGYGAGFSQSVYVKFNPTEARSYTGALPVSGGGASKININISATAINSSPDISSSVINTVSCYNQKDGSIDLKPLGGQGPFTYSWVNNTNNFKSANEDISALIPSTYTVTISAAYNCKLSQSFIITQPDVLVTHVSADPMLCKGSTTNVYVTATGGTMPYTGTGTFVKSSGFYTYTVKDKNGCSDNQGFSAPNGTLTAPAKPGTIQGATADLTGVCVGSYSFSISSVSNATSYLWTAPSKSSIATNGGTKIVLNTVNGFNGGALTVAAVNACGTSNAQSKTLKTRPAKPGGIVGPQTVTPNQKSLVYSTAATSGLTYTWSVPASAKIVSGQNTPKITVNWGSSSGKVKVAAKNDCATSYNTVIDVTVSSSLTNLSTAKSTPTTYDLTASPNPARSITTLSFNADVEYRYSIVIYDMTGKVVVRKSGIAKQGSNSVLVSVASLKDGLYSIAVINNDTNEKITTKLVKG from the coding sequence ATGAAAGCTCTTATAGCTTTATGCAGCCTGTGCTGGCTTAGCGCTGGTGCACAAACAGACACCACACACTATAAATATGGTGTTTGGCAAAGTTTCGGAGACGCCGTATCTGCAACTCAATATCCCGAAGTACAGGGAAGATTAGCAAATTTTCGTTGGGCAGATATGGAACCAAACCCTGATCAATGGAATTGGACAGAGTTTGACAGTGAGATGACGAGTAAAGCAAAAGATGGCCTGCCTATCATTTTTCTTGTTTATACAAAAGAAGATGCACCGGATTGGTTATACAGTAACGGTGTGCCTAAGGTAACAGAGAAAGATGACCTTGGTAATGTTACCGGCTACTCTCCTTATTATGAAGATCCTGAATACAAAACTTATTTCAAAAGAATGATCTTAAGAGTCCATCAGCATCTGGAAACATTACCTGATTATGTGCGTAAGTCAATCATCGGTGTACAGCCATGTTTTGGCAGTACAGGTGATTACATCAGTTATAAAGGAAACGTTTCTTCGCAGTATGCACTTTCTGATGCTGATTTTTATGCATTGTTCCAGGAGTTTACCATGTATTATTATGATGAATACAGAAATACTGATCCCAAAATTTATATTCTTAGTAATCCTAATAACAGTGGTGATCAGCAAACATACTGGCTTATGGCGAACTGCCCTGGAAGCTGGATCAAAACAGGAACTCTTGGTAAAGGGTATCAATTAAATAATGAAACGGATAAAGCTGCTTGGTTATATGATATCCTGAACAAGCCTGTATCAGGTGGTACTTTTATGCGTGCAAGATCTGAACTGATCGGCGGAGCTACTAATGCTCCCTGGTGGAATGTGGCTCCATACAAGAATATGTTTACTGTAATGGGGTATGCAATTCATTGGGGGCTTGACTGGAGCAACCAGGCTTTTGAACATATAGATGATCACAATTATGATGATGCGTTTACACTGTACAATAAGTATGCGGGTTATAAAGACCCTGCAACAAGCAATAATGCTATGTGTATGTTGAAAGATGCACTTGATGCGGCCGATGGGGTAAGATTTCCTGCATCACAATATGGTACCGTAGCAATGACTGCTACACGTTATAATAATGTATTAGCGCCTTATATTTCTTATGGTGCTAAACTGGAAGATTTGAATTCCGCTATGGGTGGTGAAATGGATAACATTGCCGCAAAAGGAACTAATGATGTTGGCTGGAAAATTTTCCCTGGTAATTATGAAAGATTTCTTCACCAGATCAATCCTAACGAAACCAGCGTTGGTTACTGGAATGTAACATCTGCAGAACCTAATACTGTTTATGGAAGATTTGCAAGAGGGTTTGATCTTGCGAAAGGAAAAGATGCTTTGTACTTTGATGTGGAAGACGCGTTTCTACATAATGCACCACTTGATGCTGCATACCCTGTAGCTGTTGAAATAACTTATTTAGACAGAGGTACCGGAAAATGGCAATTATTTTATGATGCTAAAGGAAATCCTGCTAAAGGATCTATTGATGTTACTTGTACCAATACCAATAAATGGAAAAAAGTATCTGTTACTTTAAGCGATGCTTACTTTGGTAACATGGGAGCAAATGGAGCTGATCTTTATATCAAAAATATGGGATCAGAGAATGTTATTTTTACACTTGTGGAATTGTCGCGCTCCAGCAATGGTGTTACTGGTAGTAACCTTTTTTATTCCGGTCCTCTTACATTTGATACCGTTTGCGTAAACAGCACACCTGCAGCACAACAGCTTAGCATAAGTGGACAGCTCTTAAACAGTACTGCTGTTACCATTGGGCCGTTACAAGGTTTCAGTTTTGCAACAACTAAAGATGGTACTTACAGCGACTCGCTGATCATAAGCGGTTACGGAGCTGGTTTCTCACAGTCTGTTTATGTTAAATTTAACCCCACTGAGGCGCGTTCATATACAGGTGCTTTGCCTGTATCAGGCGGAGGTGCTTCAAAGATCAATATCAATATTTCAGCAACAGCTATAAACAGCTCGCCTGATATTTCTTCTTCTGTTATAAATACTGTTAGCTGTTATAATCAAAAAGACGGATCCATAGATTTGAAACCGTTAGGTGGTCAGGGGCCGTTCACGTACAGCTGGGTAAATAATACAAATAATTTCAAATCTGCAAACGAAGATATTAGTGCATTGATCCCGTCAACTTACACGGTTACTATTAGTGCAGCGTATAACTGTAAGCTAAGTCAGAGTTTTATAATTACACAGCCTGATGTACTTGTGACGCATGTATCTGCAGATCCAATGCTATGTAAAGGTAGTACTACCAACGTTTATGTAACAGCAACAGGAGGCACAATGCCTTATACAGGCACTGGTACTTTTGTGAAAAGTTCTGGCTTCTATACATATACAGTGAAAGATAAAAACGGTTGTAGCGATAACCAGGGCTTCAGTGCACCTAACGGTACTTTAACAGCACCGGCAAAACCAGGAACAATACAAGGTGCTACTGCTGATCTTACGGGTGTTTGCGTTGGTTCATATTCATTCTCCATTAGTTCAGTTAGTAACGCTACTTCTTACTTATGGACTGCTCCTTCCAAAAGCAGTATAGCCACTAACGGAGGTACAAAAATTGTATTGAACACTGTTAATGGTTTCAATGGCGGCGCGCTTACTGTTGCGGCTGTTAATGCTTGTGGAACAAGCAATGCGCAATCCAAAACATTAAAGACAAGACCCGCAAAACCAGGTGGTATAGTTGGACCACAAACTGTAACTCCAAACCAAAAAAGCCTGGTGTATAGTACAGCAGCCACCTCAGGCTTAACTTATACATGGTCAGTGCCTGCAAGCGCAAAGATTGTATCTGGACAGAACACACCTAAGATCACTGTTAACTGGGGCTCATCAAGTGGAAAGGTAAAAGTAGCAGCGAAAAATGATTGCGCTACATCTTACAATACTGTAATTGATGTAACGGTTTCAAGTTCATTAACAAATCTTAGTACTGCTAAATCTACACCTACAACTTACGATCTTACGGCATCGCCAAACCCTGCAAGAAGCATAACTACGCTTTCTTTCAATGCAGATGTTGAATACCGTTACAGTATTGTAATTTATGACATGACTGGTAAAGTGGTAGTTCGTAAATCAGGTATAGCTAAGCAAGGAAGCAACAGCGTTTTGGTATCTGTTGCATCTTTAAAAGATGGGCTCTATAGTATAGCAGTTATAAATAATGATACTAATGAAAAAATAACAACGAAACTGGTCAAAGGATAA
- a CDS encoding glutamine--tRNA ligase/YqeY domain fusion protein gives MSEEKSLNFIEEIIEEDLRKGNYKEIVTRFPPEPNGYLHLGHASSICLNFGLTKKYPGYTNLRFDDTNPTTEETEYVDSIKEDVKWLGFEWKNERYASDYFDTMYDYAVSLIKKGLAYVDDSTSEEIAAMKGTPTEHGKESSYRNRSIEENLDLFDQMKQGAFPDGSRTLRAKIDMAHVNMLMRDPVLYRIKHAHHHRTGDKWCIYPMYDMAHGQSDSIEQVTHSICTLEFVPHRELYDWLIEKLEIYPSHQYEFARRNINYTVTSKRKLLQLVNERYVTSWDDPRMPTISGLRRRGYTPESIRDFCDRIGVAKRENMVDVGLLEFCVREHLNKIALRRMVVFDPVKIIITDYPEGQLEMVPSEDNPEDENKTYRDIPFSREIYIEREDFMEDPPKKFFRLAPGQMVRLKSAYVIKCDEVIKDDLGNIIALHCTHIPNSKTGEANANIKVKGTLHWVSILHAVPVEIRLYDRLFKVEDPSSEEGDFKEYINPDSLQIIKTAYAEPALKTSKFNDRYQFLRKGYFMLDKDTSEEGLIFNRTVTLKDTWAKESKKD, from the coding sequence ATGAGCGAAGAGAAATCACTAAATTTTATAGAAGAGATCATAGAAGAAGATCTTAGGAAAGGGAATTACAAGGAGATCGTAACACGCTTTCCTCCTGAACCAAATGGCTACCTGCATTTGGGTCATGCTTCCAGTATTTGTTTAAACTTTGGACTTACAAAAAAATATCCCGGGTATACAAACCTTCGTTTTGATGATACCAATCCAACTACTGAAGAAACGGAATATGTAGATAGCATTAAAGAAGACGTAAAATGGCTTGGTTTTGAATGGAAGAATGAACGCTATGCTTCCGACTATTTTGATACGATGTATGATTATGCAGTGAGTCTAATAAAAAAGGGACTTGCCTATGTAGACGATTCTACATCGGAAGAAATAGCTGCCATGAAAGGCACACCTACAGAGCATGGTAAAGAAAGTTCATACCGCAACCGCAGCATAGAAGAAAACCTGGACCTCTTTGACCAAATGAAGCAAGGCGCGTTTCCTGATGGTAGCCGCACATTACGCGCAAAGATCGATATGGCTCATGTGAACATGCTGATGAGGGACCCTGTTTTGTATCGTATCAAACATGCTCATCATCACCGTACAGGAGATAAATGGTGTATTTACCCCATGTATGATATGGCGCATGGTCAGAGTGATTCGATTGAGCAAGTTACACATTCCATATGTACACTTGAATTTGTTCCCCATAGAGAGTTATATGATTGGCTGATTGAAAAACTCGAGATTTATCCCTCACATCAATATGAATTTGCACGCCGCAATATTAATTATACAGTTACCAGTAAGAGAAAATTACTGCAACTTGTAAATGAGCGATATGTAACTTCATGGGATGACCCACGTATGCCGACAATTAGTGGGCTTAGAAGAAGAGGTTATACGCCAGAAAGTATAAGAGATTTTTGTGACAGGATCGGTGTAGCAAAGCGTGAGAATATGGTAGACGTAGGCCTCCTTGAATTTTGTGTACGGGAACATTTAAATAAGATTGCGTTACGCCGAATGGTAGTATTTGATCCTGTTAAAATAATTATTACAGATTATCCCGAAGGACAGTTGGAAATGGTACCAAGCGAAGACAACCCTGAAGACGAAAATAAAACTTACCGCGACATACCCTTTAGTCGTGAGATATATATAGAAAGAGAAGATTTTATGGAAGACCCGCCAAAGAAATTTTTTCGCCTCGCTCCGGGCCAAATGGTTCGTTTAAAAAGCGCCTATGTTATAAAATGTGATGAAGTAATAAAAGACGATTTAGGGAATATCATTGCATTGCATTGTACGCACATACCTAATAGCAAAACAGGCGAAGCTAATGCAAATATTAAAGTGAAAGGGACACTACATTGGGTAAGTATATTACATGCTGTACCTGTCGAAATAAGGCTTTATGACAGGTTGTTTAAAGTGGAAGATCCGTCTTCTGAAGAAGGTGATTTTAAAGAATACATAAATCCGGATTCTTTGCAGATTATCAAAACAGCTTACGCAGAACCTGCTTTGAAAACATCTAAATTCAATGACCGTTACCAATTTCTTCGTAAGGGATATTTTATGCTTGATAAAGATACCAGTGAAGAAGGCTTGATCTTTAATAGAACTGTTACATTGAAAGATACCTGGGCTAAAGAAAGCAAAAAAGATTAA
- a CDS encoding choice-of-anchor V domain-containing protein produces MLKFSRTHFAALYRQKKFIIVVCSLCVVALLILQSYKSGPAKNGQAVTGAPFNSSLTCSKCHGGGSYGGSIKTQLLDSTNKAVGKYMPGKKYTFRIMFSKTSTTTTLYGFQTTAATLTNVNINKWNTLPANTHNTLLSSHNYIEQSTALTTSIIRIPWTGPKKGTGSIKFYTAGNLVNNNGGTTGDQPVSAILTVTESAPVAAITLNNLNGNIQNNIANITWSTPNENEVHSYIIEKSTNNTNFQEIGTVMSKGGGDYKFTDPAFNSKAYYRVRITDVNGNTSFSDAVTLASPDKNNYKLGLYNHAGYSYILFSNGGRAQKVQVVYTDIQGRPLSSGITFANEGDNTWDIPRTKIKGIVIVNVITEDGIRTSLKFATTP; encoded by the coding sequence ATGCTTAAGTTTTCACGCACTCACTTTGCTGCATTGTACAGACAAAAAAAATTTATAATTGTTGTATGCAGCCTCTGTGTAGTTGCTTTGCTAATACTGCAAAGCTATAAGAGTGGTCCTGCTAAAAATGGACAGGCGGTAACAGGCGCTCCATTTAATAGCAGCCTTACCTGTTCCAAATGCCATGGCGGAGGCAGCTACGGCGGCAGTATTAAAACTCAATTACTTGATTCAACAAATAAAGCAGTTGGCAAGTATATGCCTGGTAAAAAATATACATTCAGAATAATGTTTAGTAAAACTTCTACAACCACTACGCTGTATGGTTTTCAAACAACAGCCGCTACTTTAACTAATGTAAACATTAACAAATGGAACACCTTGCCTGCAAACACACATAATACATTACTCTCCTCACATAACTATATAGAGCAATCCACAGCACTAACTACATCAATTATAAGAATACCATGGACAGGGCCTAAAAAAGGCACTGGCTCAATAAAATTTTATACAGCAGGTAATCTTGTAAATAATAACGGGGGTACTACTGGCGACCAACCAGTAAGTGCAATATTAACAGTAACAGAATCTGCTCCTGTTGCTGCTATTACTTTAAATAATCTAAATGGAAACATACAAAATAATATTGCAAATATTACCTGGTCAACTCCCAATGAAAATGAAGTGCATAGTTATATAATTGAGAAGAGCACTAATAACACCAACTTTCAAGAAATCGGAACCGTAATGTCAAAAGGTGGTGGCGATTATAAGTTTACTGATCCGGCTTTCAACAGCAAAGCTTATTACAGAGTCAGAATTACAGATGTAAATGGCAACACATCTTTCAGCGATGCAGTTACACTTGCGTCGCCGGATAAAAATAATTATAAACTTGGTTTATACAATCATGCAGGTTATTCATACATACTGTTTTCAAATGGAGGCAGAGCACAAAAAGTGCAGGTTGTATACACAGATATACAAGGCAGGCCTTTGAGCAGCGGTATTACATTTGCTAACGAAGGGGATAACACGTGGGATATTCCCCGTACCAAAATAAAAGGTATTGTTATCGTAAATGTTATTACAGAAGATGGTATCAGAACTTCGTTGAAGTTTGCTACCACTCCTTAA
- a CDS encoding T9SS type A sorting domain-containing protein encodes MPNPLRNTTSIRYNIPADAKNASLVITDMSGKAIKQLSVKAGSGIINIDASSLNAGIYNYTLIVDGRTIEAKRMVVPK; translated from the coding sequence GTGCCTAATCCCTTACGCAATACAACGAGTATACGTTACAATATTCCTGCAGATGCAAAGAATGCTTCTCTCGTAATTACAGACATGAGTGGAAAAGCTATTAAACAATTATCAGTAAAGGCAGGAAGTGGTATTATAAACATAGATGCTTCTTCACTGAATGCAGGAATATACAATTATACATTGATTGTAGATGGAAGAACAATTGAGGCTAAAAGAATGGTCGTTCCTAAATAA
- a CDS encoding tail fiber domain-containing protein has translation MVPMDKVLDKVMQLKPSLYHFTKQQSNDRRFMGMIAQEVQPLFPEAVYEQLGKNDKAEDYLSLDYTTFGIIAIKAIQEQQKEIEELKALLKGNTSVNQQPASVSQENAINVKLSTTSLEQTCLIPYAIQRVYVTIFLQMQRMLLS, from the coding sequence ATTGTACCAATGGATAAGGTGCTGGATAAAGTAATGCAGCTAAAACCAAGCTTATATCATTTTACCAAACAACAATCAAATGATCGCAGGTTTATGGGAATGATTGCACAGGAAGTACAACCTCTTTTTCCTGAAGCCGTATATGAGCAACTTGGAAAAAATGACAAAGCTGAAGATTATCTTTCTCTTGATTACACAACTTTTGGCATTATTGCAATAAAAGCCATACAGGAACAACAAAAAGAAATAGAAGAATTGAAAGCACTATTGAAAGGCAATACCAGTGTTAACCAGCAGCCAGCTTCTGTTTCACAGGAAAATGCAATCAACGTAAAATTAAGCACTACAAGCCTTGAACAAACGTGCCTAATCCCTTACGCAATACAACGAGTATACGTTACAATATTCCTGCAGATGCAAAGAATGCTTCTCTCGTAA